Genomic DNA from Pseudomonadota bacterium:
AGGACCGCAGCCGGTTCTTTTTTCTTTTGCAGCAGGGCATAGAAAGATACAAACATCGAATCCATGCCTACTGCCTGATGACCAATCATGTTCACCTGGCAATCCAAGTCGGTGAAACCCCCTTATCCCGCATCATACAGAATATCAGTTTCAGATATACGCGATACATGAACCACCGCAAGAAACAGGTGGGGCATCTTTTTCAAGGGCGCTATAAGGCATTGCTGATCGATGCCGACAATTATCTTTTGGAACTGGTCCGATATATCCATAATAATCCGGTTCGTGCCGGTATGGCCAAGACTGCTGAGACATATTCCTGGAGCAGTCATCAAGCCTACCTGGGTAGAGAAACAGTGTCCTGGTTGACAACGGATTGGGTTTTGTCGCAGTTTGCTGAACAGAAGAAACATGCGGTTGTGCTTTATGACGATTTCGTAACGGCAGGGAAGGGGGAGGGACACAGGAAGGAATTTCATCAAGGCAATGTAGAAGGCCGCATTCTTGGTGAAGACCGTTTTGC
This window encodes:
- a CDS encoding transposase produces the protein DRSRFFFLLQQGIERYKHRIHAYCLMTNHVHLAIQVGETPLSRIIQNISFRYTRYMNHRKKQVGHLFQGRYKALLIDADNYLLELVRYIHNNPVRAGMAKTAETYSWSSHQAYLGRETVSWLTTDWVLSQFAEQKKHAVVLYDDFVTAGKGEGHRKEFHQGNVEGRILGEDRFAEDALAKATQKISRKITLDQVLQTVCEEYEIDSNVLSSSARQKRISEPRSVAALIVRETDHLSLTDLSRKLKRDLSGLSQAATRLEKRLEKDLILAGKLNHINALIK